One Odocoileus virginianus isolate 20LAN1187 ecotype Illinois chromosome 4, Ovbor_1.2, whole genome shotgun sequence DNA segment encodes these proteins:
- the TRIM59 gene encoding tripartite motif-containing protein 59 yields the protein MHNFEDELTCPICYSIFEDPRVLPCSHTFCRNCLENVLQASGNFYIWRPLRIPLKCPNCRSIIEIAPSGIDSLPVNFALRAIIEKYQQEDHPDIITCPEHYRQPLNVYCLLDKKLVCGHCLTIGQHHGHPIDDLQSAYMKEKDTPQNLLQQLTDAHWTDLTCLIEKLEEQKSHSEKMVQGDKEVVLQYFKELSDTLEQKKKIFLTALCDVGNLINQEYTPQIERMKEIREQQLELVTLTTSLQEESPLKFLEKVDDVRQRVQILKQRPLPKVQPVEIYPRVSQVLKEDWSRTEIGQIKKLLIPEMKISSKRIPCAWPDKEEKVEFFKILNIVIVTLISVILMLILFFNQPIITFLNEITSICFSEVSLSVYQSLSKNVHNLKNILCHTVYLLKEFMWKIISH from the coding sequence ATGCACAATTTTGAGGATGAGTTAACATGTCCCATTTGTTACAGTATTTTTGAAGATCCTCGTGTACTACCATGCTCTCATACATTTTGTAGAAATTGTTTGGAAAATGTGCTACAGGCATCTGGTAACTTTTATATATGGAGACCTTTACGCATTCCACTCAAGTGCCCTAACTGCAGAAGTATTATTGAAATCGCTCCAAGTGGTATTGACTCTTTACCTGTTAATTTTGCATTAAGGGCTATTATTGAAAAGTACCAGCAAGAAGACCATCCAGATATCATCACCTGCCCTGAGCATTACAGGCAGCCCTTAAATGTTTACTGTCTCCTGGATAAAAAATTAGTTTGTGGTCATTGCCTTACCATAGGTCAGCATCACGGTCATCCTATAGACGACCTTCAGAGTGCCTATATGAAAGAAAAGGACACCCCTCAAAACCTGCTTCAACAGTTAACTGACGCACACTGGACAGATCTTACTTGTCTTATTGAAAAGCTGGAAGAACAAAAATCTCATTCAGAGAAAATGGTCCAAGGTGATAAGGAAGTTGTTCTCCAGTATTTTAAGGAGCTTAGTGATAcattagaacagaaaaaaaaaattttcctaacaGCTCTTTGTGATGTCGGCAATCTGATTAATCAAGAATATACTCCACAgattgaaagaatgaaagaaataagagAGCAGCAGCTTGAATTAGTGACACTGACAACATCTTTACAAGAAGAGTCTCCACTTAAATTTCTTGAAAAAGTTGACGATGTCCGTCAACGTGTGCAGATCTTGAAACAAAGACCACTTCCTAAGGTCCAACCTGTTGAAATTTATCCTCGAGTAAGCCAAGTGTTGAAAGAAGATTGGAGCAGAACAGAAATTGGACAAATTAAGAAACTTCTCATTCCTGAAATGAAGATCTCTTCAAAAAGGATTCCCTGTGCCTGGCCTGATAAAGAGGAAAAAGTtgaattttttaagattctaaacATTGTTATAGTTACACTAATTTCAGTGATACTGATGCTGATCCTCTTTTTTAACCAACCCATAATAacctttttaaatgaaatcacttcaatatgtttttctgaagtctctctctctgtttACCAAAGTTTATCTAAGAATGTGCACAATTTAAAGAATATACTATGTCACACTGTGTATTTACTGAAGGAATTCATGtggaaaataatttctcattGA